A single genomic interval of Fibrobacter sp. UWB13 harbors:
- a CDS encoding OmpA family protein: MKKVISLALFSATLAFSQAGIMGGTDGLHQINANTLGQWKVNFGTGGNITFGSWGLSRGGVYEANGKRYSFNDADASLSGNFFASVGILDIVDIGLSLPLYYDHANSKGPSGQGNMWTTSRGDLDLFTKIGLPFISTEDGFFKTALLLDLYVPTGEQSAGVRPRHAWYLNSKAYTHPFTANNWAFAAGFAFSFDFNKLGAPLTWNLAASYVAPASYAETQTLVYSTGVNWNVTSWMTPYLEFSAEMRLQDKGRYDMDPMVDPMLITPGFRFHLPYNIEFGVGLEVATRIFTQGFDHKYDVKRGKDHIVYYEGERGVKASYGYAGTPFFAGAAVLSFAFDAKSAPKDSDGDGIMDDVDQCAHTPMGAQVNEYGCQVEDLRRIALEKAYNDSLARIDTDKDGIPDLNDRCPNTVAGITVDSLGCMLDFDKDGVADNLDQCPNTPAGVPVNAAGCPMDFDKDGVPDYLDKCPNTQKGVEVGSNGCLLDTDRDGITDSKDKCPNTPVGYAVDSLGCLPDYDKDGVADVIDKCPNTLPGVRVDEKGCPINKKEDLDQLKKGINFKTGSAKLTKSSYGTLDDIADLMLKIPEANLEVQGHTDNKGSEKKNLKLSENRAAAVVNYLVKVGVAKDRLRAAGYGSAKPIADNSNATGRAQNRRVELVPFAK; this comes from the coding sequence ATGAAAAAGGTCATCTCGCTAGCTCTTTTCTCAGCGACTCTAGCCTTTTCCCAGGCTGGGATCATGGGGGGCACCGATGGTTTGCATCAAATAAATGCAAATACTCTCGGACAGTGGAAAGTTAACTTCGGTACAGGAGGCAACATTACGTTTGGCTCTTGGGGACTCTCTCGTGGTGGTGTCTACGAAGCTAACGGCAAAAGATATTCGTTCAACGATGCTGATGCATCGCTTTCTGGCAATTTCTTTGCTAGCGTTGGTATTTTGGACATCGTGGACATCGGTTTGTCTCTCCCGCTTTATTACGACCATGCAAACTCTAAGGGGCCGAGTGGTCAGGGTAACATGTGGACGACTAGCCGCGGTGACTTGGATCTCTTTACCAAGATCGGTCTTCCGTTTATTTCTACAGAAGACGGTTTCTTCAAGACCGCCCTTTTGCTCGACCTTTATGTTCCGACGGGTGAACAGAGTGCCGGTGTGCGCCCTCGTCACGCTTGGTACCTGAATAGCAAGGCTTACACGCATCCGTTCACTGCAAATAACTGGGCTTTTGCTGCAGGTTTTGCATTCTCCTTCGATTTCAACAAGCTTGGCGCTCCGCTTACTTGGAACTTGGCTGCAAGCTATGTTGCTCCGGCTAGCTATGCTGAAACCCAGACGCTTGTGTATAGCACAGGTGTGAACTGGAATGTCACTTCTTGGATGACTCCGTACTTGGAATTCTCTGCAGAAATGCGTTTGCAGGACAAGGGCCGTTATGACATGGATCCGATGGTGGACCCGATGCTCATCACTCCGGGTTTCCGCTTCCACCTCCCGTATAACATCGAATTCGGCGTGGGTCTCGAAGTCGCAACTCGTATCTTCACGCAGGGCTTTGACCACAAGTACGATGTCAAGAGAGGCAAGGACCATATCGTCTATTATGAAGGCGAACGTGGCGTAAAGGCTTCTTACGGTTATGCCGGTACTCCGTTCTTTGCTGGTGCCGCAGTCTTGAGCTTCGCATTTGATGCTAAGAGCGCACCGAAGGATTCCGATGGTGACGGCATTATGGATGATGTTGACCAGTGCGCACACACTCCGATGGGTGCTCAGGTCAATGAATATGGCTGCCAGGTTGAAGATCTTCGCAGAATCGCTTTGGAAAAGGCTTACAATGATTCTCTCGCTCGCATCGATACCGACAAGGACGGCATTCCGGATCTCAATGACAGATGCCCGAATACTGTTGCTGGTATTACTGTGGACTCTCTTGGTTGCATGCTTGACTTCGATAAGGACGGCGTTGCAGACAATCTCGATCAGTGCCCGAACACTCCGGCTGGCGTTCCTGTAAACGCTGCTGGTTGCCCGATGGACTTTGACAAGGATGGCGTTCCTGACTACCTCGACAAGTGCCCGAACACTCAGAAGGGTGTGGAAGTCGGTTCTAACGGTTGCTTGCTCGATACCGACAGAGATGGCATTACCGACTCTAAGGACAAGTGCCCGAATACTCCGGTTGGCTATGCTGTAGACTCTCTTGGTTGCTTGCCGGACTACGATAAGGATGGCGTTGCTGACGTTATTGACAAGTGCCCGAATACTCTCCCGGGTGTTCGCGTGGACGAAAAGGGTTGCCCGATCAACAAGAAGGAAGACCTTGATCAGCTCAAGAAGGGTATCAACTTCAAGACCGGTTCTGCAAAGCTTACCAAGAGCAGCTATGGCACTCTCGATGATATTGCAGATCTCATGCTCAAGATTCCTGAAGCAAACCTCGAAGTTCAGGGTCATACCGACAACAAGGGTTCTGAAAAGAAGAACTTGAAGCTCTCTGAAAATCGTGCCGCTGCTGTGGTTAACTACCTCGTGAAGGTGGGTGTTGCCAAGGATCGTCTCCGTGCTGCTGGTTACGGCAGTGCAAAGCCGATTGCAGACAACAGCAATGCTACTGGCAGAGCTCAGAACCGTCGTGTTGAACTCGTTCCGTTTGCAAAATAA
- a CDS encoding nucleoside-diphosphate sugar epimerase/dehydratase has protein sequence MSKLMGLFSNFRIRKRVLAIADAFIVVVAGLFANIPLPLYANAIDRADLLALFFLSVILCFSSLLFFGAYNKLWRYLNRYDFYTCIKGVFVGLLVTHIFFYLINGNLHWQFALTQALIASFGVCLFRYMFRKTFISLVNTGHQEAIRKRTMIIGAGNAARLLLNEIKNSVKDAQNGVATSNASKINPICLIDDDRQKIGKTYEDVLVAGSTSDIPKIAKQEQIEQILFAIPSCPPKDRQAIMDLCGKTGLPVKVIPFVGTILDTSNVGDGSTSFATQIRDIKVEDLLGRDPIKFDNKDIRAYIENKVCMVTGGGGSIGSELVRQIAKYNPKQIIIVDIYENNAYDIQQELVMEYGKSLNLVTLIASVRDYFRMNQIFKTYNPEVIFHAAAHKHVPLMENNPMEAIKNNVIGTFNVATLAMFNNVKKFVMISTDKAVNPTNVMGASKRCCEMIVRFMSMQKDSNTEFVVTRFGNVLGSNGSVIPLFKRQIEQGKPVTVTHPEIIRYFMTIPEAVSLVLEAASIAHGGEIFVLDMGMPVKIVTLAENLIRMYGKVPYKDVPIKFTGLRPGEKIKEELLMNEEGLKKTKNKLIFIGKQIDIDTSKFINELWKLKSAASENNDEIAISALHEIVPTFTTPEKFNSTILKNSEPAAQKA, from the coding sequence ATGTCCAAACTGATGGGATTGTTCTCGAACTTTAGAATTCGCAAGCGCGTTTTAGCGATTGCAGACGCTTTTATTGTTGTTGTTGCAGGATTGTTCGCTAACATTCCTTTGCCGCTGTACGCTAACGCAATCGATCGTGCTGACTTATTGGCGTTGTTCTTTTTAAGTGTCATCTTGTGCTTTAGCAGCTTGCTTTTCTTTGGTGCCTACAATAAGCTTTGGCGTTATCTTAACCGTTATGATTTTTACACTTGCATTAAGGGCGTGTTTGTCGGTCTCTTGGTAACACACATTTTCTTCTATCTGATTAACGGTAACCTGCATTGGCAGTTCGCTTTGACACAAGCGCTTATCGCTAGCTTTGGCGTTTGCCTTTTCCGCTACATGTTCCGTAAAACTTTCATTTCCTTGGTCAATACGGGACATCAAGAAGCCATCAGAAAGCGTACCATGATTATCGGTGCTGGTAATGCTGCTAGACTTTTGCTCAACGAAATCAAGAACAGTGTAAAGGATGCTCAAAACGGCGTCGCCACATCAAACGCTTCAAAGATTAATCCTATTTGCCTTATTGACGATGATCGTCAAAAAATCGGTAAAACGTACGAAGATGTTCTTGTTGCTGGTTCGACAAGCGACATTCCAAAAATCGCAAAGCAAGAGCAGATTGAACAGATCCTTTTTGCTATCCCGAGCTGCCCGCCGAAAGATCGTCAAGCTATTATGGATTTGTGCGGTAAGACCGGACTTCCGGTAAAGGTCATTCCGTTTGTGGGTACGATTTTGGATACCTCCAATGTCGGAGACGGTTCGACCAGCTTTGCAACGCAGATTCGCGATATCAAGGTCGAAGACTTGCTTGGTCGTGACCCGATCAAGTTTGATAACAAGGACATCCGTGCTTACATCGAAAATAAAGTTTGTATGGTGACCGGCGGTGGTGGTAGTATCGGTAGTGAACTTGTTCGTCAAATTGCAAAGTATAATCCCAAACAAATTATCATTGTCGATATTTACGAAAACAACGCTTACGACATCCAGCAAGAACTTGTGATGGAATACGGAAAGTCTTTGAACCTTGTAACGCTCATCGCTAGTGTTCGTGACTATTTCCGCATGAACCAAATTTTCAAGACTTACAATCCAGAAGTGATTTTCCATGCCGCAGCTCATAAGCATGTGCCGCTTATGGAAAACAATCCGATGGAAGCAATTAAGAACAACGTTATTGGAACATTCAACGTGGCTACACTTGCCATGTTCAATAATGTCAAAAAGTTTGTGATGATCAGTACCGATAAGGCGGTGAACCCGACAAATGTCATGGGTGCTTCCAAGCGCTGCTGCGAAATGATTGTTCGTTTTATGTCTATGCAGAAGGACAGTAACACAGAATTCGTGGTAACCCGTTTTGGTAATGTCCTTGGCAGTAACGGTAGTGTGATTCCGCTGTTCAAGCGCCAAATTGAACAGGGTAAGCCTGTAACAGTGACTCACCCGGAAATCATCCGCTACTTCATGACTATACCGGAAGCGGTGAGCCTTGTGCTCGAGGCCGCAAGTATTGCTCATGGCGGCGAAATCTTTGTGCTCGATATGGGTATGCCGGTTAAGATTGTAACGCTTGCCGAAAACTTGATCCGTATGTATGGCAAGGTGCCGTACAAGGATGTGCCTATCAAGTTCACGGGACTCCGTCCGGGTGAAAAGATCAAGGAAGAACTTTTGATGAACGAAGAAGGCTTGAAGAAGACAAAGAACAAGCTCATCTTCATCGGTAAGCAAATTGATATTGACACTTCCAAGTTCATCAATGAACTTTGGAAACTCAAGAGTGCCGCTTCAGAGAACAATGATGAAATTGCCATTAGCGCACTGCATGAAATTGTCCCGACGTTCACGACTCCAGAAAAGTTCAACAGCACGATTCTGAAGAATTCTGAACCCGCAGCACAAAAAGCTTAA
- a CDS encoding polysaccharide biosynthesis tyrosine autokinase: MPEKEEQKVIAPASIQVQQDANTITLLEALQILLEKKFTLLMFIIAGGLIGYTIANWLRPQYTSDILLQIDAKSGNATKAMGEMGAILDVASPADAEIELIKSRMVLSYVVEAERLCFNATPVGAVDRFTHKEGRMDLDSLYIPELARAEKWMARAVDENTYEVISPEEQVILEGKVGEMYKAAYAGDTLNIHVSKMLAKPGQEFILSQSGMLSAIAALKNGLKVAEKGKKSGIIEASYNHRYPDRAASILNSVAKTYLRQNVEMRSAEAAKTLEFLEKQLPGVKAKLDSVEKILADYRYSIGSVDMTGETHAHLNKESEIQRQLLELEQQRQAAMRLFKEEHPSVQTLVRQQNRLRAELAKLKKTAEKMPLTQQEVARLKEDVAVNNEIYTTMLNNIQQLRVVRAGEVGNVRIVDFAQINGVPSKPKKMNIIICSVAASLMLGVLLVFLLRMMRNGVRSVTEIERETNTSVLARVPESPDSKLNHKFIKTRKTHVQSDPSDPVSEAIRSILTAIDFSFSSNKEHQVIMVTGIMPGVGKSFVSTNLAATFAMVGKKTLYIDADMRKASCRFTKIGLADVLMGKVAFENAKITSPNLPNLDILESGKFKMAAFELLRGDMLKKLLEELRPNYDAIIIDTPPTNMVTDAYMICPLIDFALVVLHYGRHSMEMIKESMQTLERYCDKPKAFVMNHCEHRHGYGYGYYGKYGYYGYGYGYGHKSKKD, from the coding sequence ATGCCTGAAAAAGAAGAACAAAAAGTTATTGCTCCTGCGTCGATCCAGGTTCAGCAAGATGCTAATACGATTACATTGCTAGAAGCGTTACAAATCCTTTTAGAAAAAAAGTTTACCTTACTAATGTTTATTATAGCCGGTGGTCTTATCGGTTATACTATAGCGAACTGGCTGCGTCCGCAGTACACTAGCGATATTTTGTTGCAGATTGATGCAAAGAGTGGTAATGCAACAAAGGCTATGGGTGAAATGGGTGCCATCCTTGATGTGGCAAGCCCTGCTGATGCTGAAATTGAGCTTATCAAGAGCCGCATGGTGTTAAGCTATGTTGTCGAAGCAGAACGCCTTTGCTTTAATGCAACCCCAGTTGGCGCTGTCGATCGCTTTACGCACAAAGAGGGACGCATGGACTTGGATTCCCTCTATATCCCCGAACTTGCTCGTGCCGAAAAGTGGATGGCTAGAGCTGTTGATGAAAATACTTACGAAGTCATTTCTCCTGAAGAACAGGTCATTTTGGAAGGTAAAGTCGGTGAGATGTACAAGGCCGCTTACGCTGGTGACACTCTCAATATTCACGTTTCTAAAATGCTTGCAAAACCGGGTCAGGAATTTATCCTTTCTCAATCGGGCATGTTGAGTGCCATCGCTGCTTTGAAGAATGGGCTTAAGGTTGCAGAAAAAGGCAAGAAGAGCGGTATCATCGAAGCTAGCTACAACCATCGCTATCCGGATAGGGCTGCTTCTATCTTGAATTCTGTGGCAAAGACGTATTTGCGCCAGAATGTTGAAATGCGCAGTGCCGAAGCCGCCAAGACTCTTGAATTCTTGGAAAAGCAACTCCCTGGTGTGAAGGCTAAACTCGACAGTGTCGAAAAGATTTTGGCGGATTACCGTTACAGCATAGGTTCTGTGGATATGACCGGTGAAACGCACGCCCACTTGAATAAGGAAAGTGAAATCCAGAGACAGCTCTTGGAATTGGAACAGCAGCGTCAGGCAGCTATGCGCTTGTTCAAGGAAGAACATCCGAGTGTTCAGACGCTTGTGCGCCAGCAGAATCGCTTGAGGGCAGAACTTGCTAAGCTGAAGAAGACTGCTGAAAAGATGCCTTTGACGCAACAGGAAGTGGCTCGCTTGAAAGAAGATGTGGCTGTCAATAACGAAATTTACACGACCATGTTGAACAACATCCAGCAGTTGCGCGTTGTGCGTGCTGGTGAAGTGGGTAACGTCCGCATTGTTGACTTTGCCCAGATTAACGGTGTTCCGAGCAAGCCGAAAAAGATGAACATCATCATCTGCTCTGTGGCTGCATCGCTTATGCTTGGCGTTCTCTTGGTATTCCTCCTGCGCATGATGCGTAATGGTGTTCGTAGCGTTACCGAAATTGAACGTGAAACGAATACAAGCGTGCTCGCTAGGGTTCCTGAAAGTCCTGATTCTAAATTGAACCACAAGTTTATAAAGACCAGAAAAACACACGTTCAATCTGATCCTTCCGATCCTGTTAGCGAAGCAATCCGCTCTATCCTTACGGCTATTGATTTCTCGTTCAGTTCGAATAAGGAACATCAGGTGATTATGGTGACGGGTATTATGCCGGGTGTCGGTAAGAGCTTTGTCTCGACGAACCTTGCTGCTACTTTTGCTATGGTTGGGAAGAAAACCTTGTATATTGACGCTGACATGAGAAAAGCTTCTTGCCGCTTTACGAAGATTGGTCTTGCTGATGTCCTCATGGGAAAGGTTGCTTTTGAAAACGCTAAAATCACAAGTCCAAACCTCCCGAATCTTGATATTTTGGAATCTGGCAAGTTCAAAATGGCTGCATTTGAGCTTTTACGTGGCGACATGCTTAAGAAGTTGCTTGAAGAACTTCGTCCGAATTACGATGCCATTATTATTGATACCCCGCCGACCAACATGGTGACGGATGCTTACATGATTTGCCCGTTGATCGATTTTGCACTCGTTGTGTTGCATTACGGTCGCCATTCCATGGAAATGATCAAGGAATCTATGCAGACCTTGGAACGCTATTGCGATAAGCCGAAGGCTTTTGTGATGAACCATTGCGAACACAGACATGGTTACGGCTATGGCTATTATGGCAAATACGGTTACTATGGCTATGGTTACGGTTATGGTCACAAGTCCAAAAAAGACTAA
- a CDS encoding type III pantothenate kinase, producing MKKNLKNTLSFVVDVGNSHTVLGIYKGDKVVDHWRLTTRKQTTSDEVMNRVGGLIHLSKIKLEAVTHVGLSTVVPSLERPWVKALQTLLKRPVQVVSSTNCLNCPIAYPNPSTLGADRLCNIIALKERGYTDAIVIDMGTATTFDVMKDGGFAGGIIIPGISASLDVLTEKAARLLPVSIEWPKRLIANNTDDAIRAGLLFGFMAELETLVAKIKQEMGKKDVPVFATGGWGRTVVGHTKIIDTYDPYLTLDGVRLVALRGDSAAEVIDKDAEE from the coding sequence ATGAAAAAGAATTTAAAGAATACTTTGTCGTTTGTTGTTGATGTAGGCAACTCTCACACGGTCCTTGGAATATATAAGGGCGACAAAGTTGTAGATCACTGGAGACTTACGACTCGCAAGCAAACGACCTCGGACGAGGTGATGAATCGCGTGGGCGGTCTCATTCATCTTTCAAAAATCAAGTTAGAAGCGGTGACGCATGTGGGGCTTTCGACTGTGGTGCCGTCTTTGGAGCGCCCGTGGGTCAAGGCTCTGCAGACGCTTCTCAAGCGCCCGGTACAGGTGGTTAGTTCGACGAACTGTTTGAACTGCCCGATTGCATACCCGAACCCAAGTACGCTGGGTGCCGACCGTCTCTGCAATATCATCGCTCTTAAAGAACGAGGATACACCGATGCCATCGTCATTGACATGGGTACGGCAACAACGTTTGATGTGATGAAGGATGGGGGCTTTGCTGGTGGTATTATCATCCCGGGCATCAGCGCTAGTCTCGATGTGCTCACTGAAAAAGCGGCTCGCCTTTTGCCGGTAAGTATTGAATGGCCCAAGCGCCTCATCGCAAACAATACTGACGACGCTATCCGCGCGGGTCTCCTGTTCGGTTTCATGGCTGAACTCGAAACGCTAGTCGCCAAGATTAAGCAAGAAATGGGCAAGAAGGATGTCCCTGTTTTTGCAACGGGTGGCTGGGGTCGCACAGTCGTTGGGCATACCAAAATAATTGATACTTACGATCCGTATTTGACTCTTGATGGTGTACGACTGGTCGCTCTTCGCGGAGATTCAGCAGCCGAAGTCATTGATAAAGACGCGGAAGAATAA